Part of the Clostridia bacterium genome, TGAAAGAGGTTTCCAAGCGCCTCGGCGTGAAGGTCCGTCCGGTTCCCGCGGCGGGCGCGGCGCTGGCGCGTGAAATTGCGGAGGTATGCGGATGCGGAAGTATACGGTAGCCGTCGTAGGCAGGCCGAACGTGGGCAAGTCCACGCTCTTCAACAAGCTTACGGGCAAGCGAATTTCGATAGTGGAAGACACTCCGGGCGTTACGCGCGACCGTATTTACGGCGAGTGCGAGTGGCGCGGAGTGGTTTTTGACCTGATCGACACCGGCGGCATCGAGCCGTCGGCTGACGACGTCATACTCGCGAATATGCGCGCGCAGGCGCTCGTCGCCATCGAGTCCGCGGACGTGATAATCTTTATGACCGACGTGCGCACCGGTGTTACCGCCGCGGACGCGGAGATCGCATCCATGATAAAGAAGGCGGGCAAAAACGTAGTCCTCTGCGTCAACAAAGTCGACTCCGTCGGCAGCGTTCCGCCCGAGGTTTACGAGTTCTATTCGCTCGGTTTGGGGGATCCTTACCCGGTTTCGTCGGTCCACGGCTCCGGCACCGGCGATATGCTTGACGCAGTGTTCGAATACTTCCCGACGCTCGAGGGCGAGTCAGACGAAGAGGATATGATAAAGGTCGCGCTTATCGGCAAGCCGAACGTCGGCAAATCCTCGCTGCTCAACCGCCTCGCCGGCGAAGAGCGCGCCATCGTTTCCGATATAGCGGGCACGACGCGCGACGCCATCGACTCCCGCGTCGAGAACGAATACGGCAAATACCTCTTCGTTGACACCGCCGGACTCCGCCGCAAGCCAAAGGTCGACGCGGATATAGAGAAATACAGCGTTATGCGCACGCAGCTCGCTGTCGAACGCGCCGACGTCTGCGTCGTAATGATCGACGCCGAGACCGGATTCACCGAGCAGGACGCGAAGGTTGCGGGTATCGCCGTCGAAGCCGGCAGAGGACTTATCGTTGCCGTCAACAAGTGGGACGCCGTAGATAAGGAAACCGGTACGATGAAGGAATACGACAAAAAGCTCGCGGAAGGGCTTTCGTTCATGCCTTATGCGCCGTATATCTACATATCGGCGAAGACGGGGCAGCGCTGCGATTCGCTTTTCCAGCTGATAAACGAAGTCGCCGGAGAATGCGCGCGCCGCATCACGACCGGACGCCTCAACGAAGTGCTCGCCGACGCTACTACGCGCGTCCAGCCGCCTACAGACAAGGGCAAGCGTCTGAAGGTCATGTATATGACGCAGTCCGGCACGAAGCCGCCGACCTTCGTCATATTCGTAAATTCCAGAGACCTATTCCATTTCTCGTATCAGAGATATATAGAGAACCGGCTGCGTGAAGTTTTCGGCTTCAAGGGTACGCCGATAAGATTCGTCATAAGGGAACGTGAAAAGGAGCAGTTCTGATGTTTTATCTGAAGCTTGCGGGGATAGCGATACTCGCTTATCTGCTGGGAAGTCTGTCATTCTCGATAATAGCGTCCGACGTGCTCGGTGAAGAGGATATACGCAAAAAGGGAAGCGGCAACGCCGGCTTGACCAACGCGATTCGCACCGGCGGAACGTGGGTGGCGATAATGACCTTCATCGGCGACTCACTCAAGGGAGTCGGCGCGATTTACGCGGCAAAGTGGATAATGAGCTCCGACCCGACACCTTTTGCTGTTAATTGGGGAATGTACGTCGCCGCCGTCGCGGTTATGTTCGGGCATATTTATCCGGTCTTTTTCCGGTTTCACGGCGGCAAGGGAGTGCTTACGTCGGCGGCGGTCGTAGCCGTTCTGGACTGGCGCGCTCTTCTGGCGCTGCTCGGAGTCTTTCTGATCGTGTTCATTATCAGCGGCATAGTGTCGCTTTCTTCGCTCGTCGCCGCGATACTGATTCCCGGCGCGACGGTTGTCTTTAATTCGGACGGGTTTTATTATTCCATAATTTTCATGACGATAATCGCCGTAACGATCATCGCCGGACATAAAAAGAATATAGACCGTATTATAAACGGTACCGAAAAGAAACTGTTTTACAAAAAGGAGAAGTAAATATGGCTGCGATAACTGTTCTCGGCGCCGGAGGATGGGGAATAGCATTCGGCATAATGTGCTTCAGAAACGGCAACGCCGTAACGCTCTGGACGCCTTTTGACGAGGAGCGCGAGCTGCTGCTCCGCGAACGCGAGCATACCGCGCTGCTCGAAGGCGTAAAAATCCCTGAGGAAATAAAGATAACGTCCGAGCTTTCATCCGTTTCGACCGCGGATATAATCGTCGTCGCCGTGCCTTCGTCCGCCGTCAACGAAACGGCGGAGAGGATAAAGGGAATAATAAATGAAAACGCCGTCGTCATCTGCCTTTCAAAAGGCCTTGACGGCACGCGCTTTATGCTTATGCACGAAGTTATAAGGGAGCAGCTGCCGGATTGCAAGCTCTGTGTCGTTTCGGGTCCGTCACACGCGGAAGAAGTCGCGCGCGATCTGCCGACGGCGGTCGTCGCCGCTTCCGAAGACGAAGAGGTGGCGAAATACGTTCAGCGTCAGGTCTCCTGCGACACGTTCCGCATTTACACCACTACCGACGTTATCGGCGTCGAGACCGCCGGCGCGATAAAGAACGTCGTCGCGCTCGTCGCGGGCGTGCTCGACGGAATGGGCTACGAAGACAACACCAAGGCGGCGCTTATGACGCGCGGCATGAAGGAGATCTCCGACCTCGGCGTCGCGATGGGCGGCAGGAAGACTACCTTCCTCGGCCTTGCGGGTTTCGGCGACCTGATAGTTACCTGCACGAGTATGCACAGCCGCAACAGGCGCGCGGGAATACTCATCGGGCAGGGCTGTTCCGCAGAGGAAACGCTGAAAAGGATCGGCATGACCGTCGAGGGCTACGCCACGACGAAGGCGGCGTACAACTTTGCCCGTGAGAAGAACGTGGAAATGCCGATAGTCACGGAAATGTACCGCGTGCTTTACGAAGGCAAGGATCCGCGCGTCGCGCTTACCGATCTGCTCAACCGCCCGATGAAGGCGGAATAGGGGAAGAGCGCAAAATAAAAAATCCAACCGCGTAAGCGATCGGATTTTTATCTTGTGTTTGGAGCGAGCGTCAGACTCTCTCGACCTTTCCGGAACGCAGGCAGCGGGTGCAAGCGTAAACGTGAGTCGGAGTGCCGTTCACCATGGCCTTTACGCGTCTGATGTTGGGCTTCCAGGTCCTGTTGGATCTGCGGTGAGAGTGGGAAACTTTAATTCCGAAAGTGACGCCTTTATCGCAAAAATCGCATTTAGCCACCAAAAACACCTCCTAATGAATTCGCAACTTTGCTATTATAACAAAGGTATTCCGAAAATGCAAGAGTTTTTTTCAAAAAAATTCACTATTATAAATCAATATAAAGGAATCGTATAAGAAACCGGGCCGCCGACGCATCGGCGGGGAACGGAGGATTTTATGCCGGCAAACAAAATCGTGCCTTTGAAGCACGTAATTGATGAACTCGGTCTGCGCGTGATATACGCGCCGGAGCATTACGGAAAAACGGAGATAATCACCTCCGAAATCAACCGTCCGGCTCTGCAGCTCGCGGGCTTTTTCGAGGCCTATGACCCCAACCGCATACAGATCGTCGGAATGGTCGAAACAATCTATCTGCGCGACCTTGACCATGTCTCCCGTGCGAAAAGTATTGACAGTCTGTTTTCCGCGGGGCTTCCGCTGCTCGTCGTGACGCGCTCGATCGAGCCGTTCCCCGAAATGATCGAAGCGGCGCAGAAATACGGCGTTACGCTCGCGCAGTCCGCGGCCACGACGTCAGAGTTCACTGCCGCGCTCATAAGCTATCTTAACGTCGAAATGGCGCCGTACATCAATCAGCACGGCGTGCTCGTCGAGGTCTACGGCGAAGGCGTGCTGCTTCTGGGCAACAGCGGCGTCGGCAAGAGCGAGACCGCGATAGAGCTCGTCAAGCGCGGACACCGCCTTATCGCCGACGATTCCGTCGAGATCAAGCGCGTTTCTTCAAAAACGCTCGTCGGCACCGCGCCGGAGATCATCCGCCACTATATCGAGCTGCGCGGCATCGGCATCGTCGACGTCCGCCGCCTGTTCGGTATGGGCTCGGTCAAGCTGACCGAAAAGATCGACCTGGTCGTCCATCTCGAGCCGTGGAGCGAGGACGTGGTCTACGACAGAATGGGTATGGAAACGGAATACACGAGCATCCTCGGTATAAACGTCCCGTCCGTTACGATCCCTGTCAGGCCGGGACGCAACCTGGCGATAATCGTCGAGGTCGCGGCGATGAATAACAGACAGAAAAAACTCGGCTACAACGCCGCCGCGGAGCTCGACGCGAAGATAACCCGCGGCAGCCGTGAAGCGCAAATCTTATCGGAGATGAACGAAGTATGAAAAGAATAGGTATAGACCTCGGCGGCACTTACATCAAAGCCGGTATAACCGACGAAAACAACGACATAATCTTCAGAGGAGAAGCCCCTACCGGTCTGCCTTGTCCTGCGGAGACCGTCGCGGATAACGTAGCCGCACTCGTCAAAAAACTCACGGCGGACGCCGGCCTTACTCTTGACGACATAGAGAGCGTCGGTATGGGCAGTCCCGGCACCGTAGACTGCGATCACGGCATAGTGGAGTACGCCAACAACCTCGGCTTCCGCGACGTGCATTTCTCGGATATGCTCCGCGAACGCATCGCAAAGCCGCTTTATATGGGCAACGACGCGAACGTCGCCGCCTACGGTGAATACGTCAAGTGCGGCGAAAAATACACCTCCTTCGTTTTCATCACGCTCGGAACGGGCGTAGGCGGGGGAATAATACTCGACGGCAAGATTTACACCGGCTTCAATTTCGCCGGCGCGGAGCTCGGCCACATAGTTATCCAAAAGGACGGTTATCCCTGCACCTGCGGCAGAAAGGGCTGCTGGGAGAGCTATTCCTCTACCAACGCGCTGATCAGAATGTGCCGCGAGGAGATGGCGAAGGATAAAAACTCCGCGCTCTGGCGCCTCTGCGGAGGCGACGAAGGCAAGGTCAGCGGCAGAACGGTCTTCGCCGCGGTTGCAGAAGGCGACGCAGCGGCAAAAGCCGCGCTGAAGGTCTTTATCGACTACCTCGCCTGCGGTATCGCGAGCGTTATCAATATTTTTCAGCCGGAGGTGCTCTGCATAGGCGGCGGCATTTCCGCGCAGGAGGAATACCTAATCAAGCCGCTGAAAAAGGCGGTGGAGTCCGAAACCTACGGTATGGGCGGCGGCAGGCGCACCGAGATACGCGCCGCAAAGCTTCTCAACGACGCCGGGATCATCGGAGCCGCCGCGCTCGGAGATATATATAAATAGAATCATTCGGAGGAAAGCATTGGAGCTTATTAAACGCTTTCGGACAATCAAATACCTTACCGACGAGCCGATGAGCCGGCACACGACCTTCCGCACGGGAGGTCCGGCCGATCTTATGCTGCTTCCTTCTTCCGTTGCGGAGCTTTGCGAAGCGCTCGCGATCCTTCGGGAAGAAGGCGTGACGCCGTTCGTTCTCGGCAACGGATCGAATCTTCTCGTTTCAGACAAGGGGATAAGGGGCGTCGTCATCAAGATCGGCGCCGGAATGGACGGGATAATCGCCGACGGCAGCCGCGTTATCTGCGGCGCGGGCGCGCTTTTGACGCGTTTTTGCTCTTTCGCGGCGGAAAACTCGCTTTCGGGCGCGGAAGCGCTTTACGGTATCCCGGGTTCTGTCGGCGGCGCGGTTTATATGAACGCCGGAGCGTACGGCTCGGAGATAAAGGATATCCTCGTCAGCGCCGACTATATTGAACCCGACGGCAAGACCGGAACGCTTCACGGCGTCGAGGGATACGGCTACAGGCGCAGTCCTTTCACGGACGGCGAGAGGATAATAACGTCCGCCGTTTTCGCGCTGAAGGCCGGAAAGCGTTCGGAGATCGAAGCGAAAATGGCGGAGATCAAGACGCGCCGGACCGAAAAGCAGCCGCTGAACTACCCGAGCGCCGGCAGCGTTTTCAAACGCCCGGAGGGGTACTTCGCCGCGGCGCTGATCGACCGGGCCGGACTTAAAGGAACGTCCGTCGGAGGCGCCTGCGTCAGCGAAAAACACGCCGGTTTCATTGTCAACAAAGGCGGCGCGACGACGGGTGACATTCTCCGTCTTATCGACATCGTGAAAGAGAAGGTTCTTGCTGATTCCGGCGTCGCGCTGGAAACGGAAGTCAGATTCGTGGGGGAGGAATAAAATGGGCAATACGGTATTTATAACGGGTATGTCGGGCGCCGGAAAATCCCGTGCGATAAACGCGCTCGAGGATATGGAATACTACTGCGTGGATAATCTCCCCGCAAGCTTAGCGACCACGTTCGCCGACCTCGTTTCGCAGTCGCGGGACAAGCTCTCGAACGTCGCTATCGTTATCGACACGCGCGACGGCGAAAACGTCGGCGTCGAACTTTCGGCCGCGCTTCGCGAACTGACCGAAAGGGGCATCGGATACAAGGTGCTTTTCCTCGAAGCGTCAACTCCGACTATCGTGCGCCGCTACCGCGAAACGCGCCGCAGACACCCGCTGGCGCACTCCACCGGAAGCGACGTCTCGAACGCGATAGAGCGCGAGCGCGAATTGCTTACACCGCTGCGTTCCATGGCGGATTACATCATCGACACGAGCAACTCCACTCCAGCGCAGCTCCGCGAACGCATAGTTTCGCTCTTCTCTACGGAAAAGAGTTCGGGCATGGCGGTTTCCTGCGTCTCGTTCGGCTTCAAATACGGCGTTCCCACCGACGCGGATCTCGTTTTTGACGTCCGCTGCCTTCCTAATCCGTTCTACGTTGACGAACTGAAGCATTGCACCGGCCTCGAAGAGCCCGTCAAAAAGTTTATCTTTTCTCATAAATCTTCCAACGAGTTTCTCGCGAAGATAATAGACTTCATAGATTACGCCCTGCCTCTCTACGCGGAGGAGGGCAAAAGTCAGCTTGTGATTGCCATCGGCTGCACCGGAGGCAGACACCGCTCCGTCGCGTTCGCGCAGGCGGTCGCGGATCATATCGGCGCCGAGGCCATACACAGAGATATCACGAAATAGCGGAGCGAATATGTCTTTTTCAGCTGAAACGAAAACCGAGTTATGCGAGCTTCCGCTCGGCGAAACGTGCTGCGTTACCGCCGAATGCTACGGTATGCTGCTTTTTGCAAGAGAATTCGGCGAGCGCCGCATACGCGTCGTAACGGAGAGCGAAGCGGTCGTAAAGCGCCTTCGCGAGCTTTGCAGAGCGCTTTTTTCGATTGCGCCGAAGGCGGTGCAGAGCAAAGGGCACGGCGCCGGAAAATACGAGGTCAACGTTTCCGACGATGACGCCGAGCGCATATTCAGTTTCTTCGGCCACGATGAAACGCAGGTTTCCACACGCATCAATTACGATATCGTGCTGCCGCAATGCTGCCGCAGGTCGTTCCTGCGCGGAGCGTACCTTACCGGAGGAAGCGTTACCGATCCCAACAGCGGATATCATCTTGAAATATCGACGCCGCTCTTTAATCTTTCAAACGACGCTGCCGAAATAATGACGAGTCTTGGGCTTTCGCCGAAGCGTACGGTGCGCGGAGGCAAAAACGTCGTCTATTTCAAGTCGAGCGAAGAAATAGAGGACTTTCTGAATAATATCGGCGCCGGTTCAAGCGCGTTTCGTCTGATGGAAGTCAAGGTCATGAAGGACGTCAGAAACCGCGCAAACCGCCTGAGCAACTGCGACAGCTTCAATATTTCACGCAGCATCAACGCCGGCGTCGAGCAGGCGGAAAAGATACGCAAAACGCTCGAAACCAAGGGGCGTTCGCATTTTCCGCAGGAGCTCCGCGAACTCGCGCAGATACGTGTCGACAATCCGGAAGCGTCGCTCCGCGAGCTCGGCGAAATGCTCGAAAAGCCGCTTTCGAAATCCGGCGTCAGCCATAAGTTAAGAAGGATAATGGAGTATACCGAATGACCGACTTCGTCCACCTTCACGTTCACAGCGAATACAGTCTCCTTGACGGCGCGTGCCGCATCAAGGAGCTTGTTTCGCGTGCGAAGGAAATGGGGCAGACGGCGGTCGCGATAACCGACCACGGCGTAATGTACGGCGCGGTCGATTTTTATAAGGAATGCAGAGCGCAGGGGATAAAGCCGATCATCGGCTGCGAGGTCTACGTCGCTCCGCGCACGCGCTTTGACAAAGAGCACGCGTATGACTCAAACTACAACCATCTTATCCTGCTGTGTGAAAACGACGAGGGCTATCACAATCTGATGAAGCTCGTTTCCGTCGGATTCACCGAGGGCTTTTACGTCAAGCCGCGAGTGGACGAAGAAACGCTGCGCAAATACAGCCGCGGGCTGATCTGCCTTTCCGGCTGTATTGCCGGGGAAGTCCCGCAAAAACTCCTTTACGGCGACTACGACGGCGCGAAGCGCGCCGCGCTGAAGCACCTTGAGATATTCGGCGAGGGCAACTACTTCCTCGAGGTCCAGGATCACGATATGGACGAGGAACGCCGCGTCCTGCCGCAGCTCAAACAGCTTTCCGAAGAAACCGGCATACCGATGGCGGCGACCAACGACGCGCACTATATCACGAAGGACGACGCGCTGCTTCAGCGCGTGCTTATGTGCGTGCAGATGAACCGCACGCTCGACGATCCGGAGAAGTACGGGTTTCCCACCGATGAGTTTTATCTGAAGACCGGCGATGAAATGGCGGAACGCTTCGGCGGTTTCGACGGCGCGATCGAAAACACCGTGAAGATCGCCGAGCGCTGCAACGTTGAGATCGAATTCGGCGTTACAAAGCTGCCGTATTTCGTGCCGGAAAACAACGAAACCCCTTACGACTGCCTCTGCCGCCTGTGCTTTGAGGGAATGAAAAAACGCTACGGCGAAAATCATCCGAAAGAGATTACCGACCGCCTCGATTACGAGATAAAGACCATAAGCAAGATGGGGTACGTCGAGTATTATCTCATCGTCCACGACTTCATACACTATGCCAAAACGCACGATATACCCGTCGGACCCGGCAGGGGAAGCGGCGCCGGAAGTCTCGTCGCGTACTGCATCGGCATAACCGGCATCGACCCGATAAAATACGGGCTGATATTCGAGCGTTTTCTCAATCCCGAGCGCATTTCGATGCCTGATTTTGACGTTGATTTCTGCGTTGAGAAGCGCGGGCAGGTCATCAACTACATCTCGTCGAAATACGGCGAAAGCCACGTCGCGCAGATAATCACCTTCGGAACGATGGCGGCTCGCGCGGCGATACGCGACGTCGGCAGAGTGCTCGGAATGCCTTATTCCGACGTCGACCGCATCTCGAAGATGATCCCGTTCATGACCGACCTGACTACCGCGCTCGCGCGCAATAGAGAACTGCGCGAAAAATACGACGAGGGCGGGCAGACAAAGAAGCTTATCGACCTCGCGCTCCGCGCCGAGGGGATGCCGCGCCATGCGTCCACCCACGCCGCGGGCGTCGTGATAACACGAGGCGAGGTCACAGAGTACGTTCCGCTGATGAAAAACTCCGACTCGATCGTCACGCAATACCCGATGGGGACTCTCGAGCAGCTCGGATTGCTGAAGATAGACTGCCTCGGGCTCCGTAACCTTACCGTTATCGACAACGCCGTCAAGGCGATACGCCGCAAATGGCCCGGTTTCGATATCAACGAGATATCCCACGAGGAAAAGCGCGTCTACGATATGCTGTCGAAAGGGCATACCGAGGGCGTATTTCAGCTTGAATCGGCGGGGATGCGCAACCTGCTTTCGTCGCTGAAACCGAAACATCTCGAAGATATCATAGCCGCCATTTCGCTTTACCGGCCCGGCCCTATGGATTCGATCCCGAAATATCTCGAATACCGCGCGCATCCGGAAAGAATAAAATACGACCACCCGCTGCTTGAGAACATCCTCAAGGTGACAAGCGGCTGCGTGATATATCAGGAGCAGGTAATGCAGATCGTCCGCGACCTCGCCGGCTATTCGCTCGGCAGGGCGGACCTCGTCCGCCGCGCGATGAGCAAAAAGAAAGCGGACGTGATGAAAAAGGAGCGTCACAACTTCATCTACGGCAAGCCCGAAGACGAAGACGGCCCCGCCATAGACGGCTGCGTCAAGCGCGGAGTCGACGAAAAGACGGCTAACCGCATTTTCGACGATATGATGTCTTTTGCGTCGTACGCGTTCAATAAATCCCACGCCGCCGCGTACGCGATAGTCGCTTACCAGACCGCCTATCTGAAGGCGCTTTATCCGAAGGAATACATGGCGGCGCTGCTGACAAGCGTAATGGGCAGCGCGGAAAAGATAGCCGAATACATCAACGAGTGCAGGCGTATAAACATCAGGATCCTGCCGCCGAGCATAAACGAGAGCTTCGAGAGCTTCGTAGCCGGCGAGGACGGAATTCGCGTCGGGCTTCTTACTATAAAAGGCGTCGGCTTGAAGTATCTGAACGACTGCGTGCGCGAAAGGGAAGCGAACGGAAAATACAAGTCTGTATTCGATTTCATCAGGCGTACAGCGAAGTTCGATTCCAACAAGCGCGCGATTGAAAGCTTGATAAAGTGCGGCGCGTTCGACGGGCTCGGCGCGACTCGTAAGCAAATGCTTACGAGTTACGAAGCGTATATGTCGCAGGTTTCCGCGTCAAAGAATCGCAACCTCGAGGGTCAGACCTCGCTTTTCGGCTTTATCGAACAGCGCGAGGATCTGTCTGAACCGCGGCTTGAAAACGTGGGAGAATACCCGATCACCGACTTGCTCCGCATGGAAAAGGAAACGCTCGGGCTTTACGTTTCCGGTCACCCGATGAGCGGCTACGAAGATAAGGTCAAACGCCGCGGATGCGTCGATATCGCGCGCGTGCTCACGGAATCCTCCGAGGAATACGGAGGTATAAAGGACGGCGATATCGTTTCTGTCGCGGGGATCGCGGCGGAAATCAAGAAAAAAGCCACAAAGAACGGGCAGCTTATGGCGTTCGTAACGCTTGAAGATATGAGCGGACAGATCGAGTGTCTGCTTTTCCCGAACGTATATGAAAAACTCGCGCCGCGGATATCGGAGGAAAAGCCGCTTTTCGTCCGGGGCAGAGTCAGCGTTCACGAGGAGGAGGCGGCGAAGCTCGTCGCGAACGAGGCGTCACTGCTGACCGATCCGGTCACGGAACCGCGCCGCGCCGCGTACGAAGAGCCGGAAAGGGAAGAGCCGCCGCGCAGGAATATGCGCAGCGGACTCTATCTGAAGGTGCCGTCGAAGTCATCGCGTGAGTTTGAGCGCGCGATGAAGCTTATCGCCGTCTTCGAGGGCGAAACGCCCGTGTATTTCTACTTCGACGATGAGAAATCGCTGAAATGCGCGCCGCGAGGCAGCTTTGTGCAGTTCAATGACGTGCTTTTCGGCGAGCTGAAAAAGCAGCTCGGCGACGGCGCGGTCAAATTCGTCAACTGACGCCCTCGCTTTCGAGAAGTGCGCGAAGCTTCGTCAGCGCCCGCTTTTCGATACGCGAAACGTAAGAGCGCGAAATATTAAGCTGTGCCGCGACCTCGCGCTGCGTTCGCGGTCGGCGGTTGTCAAGCCCGTAGCGCATAACTATGATGCGGCGTTCGCGTCCGTTGAGGCCTTGAACGCACCGCCGGAGTTTTTCATTTTCCATCATCCGCGAGATGTTCTCGAACGTGTCTTCCTCGCTGCATATCACGTCGAGCAGCCGGATTGCGTTTCCGTCTTTATCCGTATCTATCGGATCGTCTATGTAAACTTCCGCGCCGGTCTTTTTAAGTGCCCGGAAATACATCAGTATCTCATTCTCAATACACCGCGCCGCGTACGTGGAAAGATTTATGCCTTTGTCGGTTTTGAAGGTGCCTATCGCCTTTATAAGTCCTATCGTGCCTATCGAAATGAGATCGTCCTGGTCCTTCGCGTCGGAATGGTATTTCTTGACGATATGCGCCACGAGGCGCAGATTGTGCTCTATAAGAGTATCGCGCGCGCTCGTGTCGCCGTTTTTCATCCGCTCAAGCGCTTCCTTTTCTTCCTTTTGTGAAAGCGGTTTTGGGAAGAAACCCGCCACGCCGACCTCGAGCGCGAAAAACGCCGCGTTTATCAGCAAAAGCAGTATGCCGTAAATCATATAAACATCACTCCCGTGAAGATTATATGACGCCGCCCGACGTTGCGTGCAAGTCCGCGATTTGATTCTTTCCGCCTGTTTATGATGAATAGTCCTCTATTCTGCGGTTCAGTTCCTCGTCGTCCGCGGCGTAAACGCCGAGTATGAGCGCAGCCCTGTCTCTTTCCGGCAGCGTGCGCGTATCGACTTCGATTACGCTGATCGGTTCGCTGACACCCGCTTTGAAGACGCCGATCACGCCTTCGTATTCGCGCAGAACGTATCCGTATTCTGACGAAATCTCCGGCGCCGACCCGTCCGGCAGGGGAGCCGTCCGCTTCGCGATTTGCGGAGCGAGCATCGCAAGAACCGCCGAAACAGCGAGGAAAGAATAAATAATTATTCGATTTTTCATCCGACAACCTCCGGTATACAAGTTTGCGATATATGGTTGACAATGCTTTTGTATAAAGCAAGTTAGCGTTGCTATATGCCTTTCGTTATTCTGCGCAGAATAACGAAAAATAGTCGTATTGAAAAAAAGTCTTTCAATTGCCGCGTCATCGTGTTATAATAATGATGTAGAAAGGGGTCTTGTGACGAATGAAGCAATTCCTTAAAAACGTCTGGAATAAGATCAAGGCCTTTTGGAAAATCATCACGAAACCGTTCTCAAAACTGCGCGCTTAGTGACGCTCCTACCGCGAAACGAAAGTCGGCAAGGTCATCAAGTGGGTAGGCAGGACCGTGGGGACGTTTCTTTTGGTACTCTTTTTTACCGGCGTATTCACCGCGCTGACCGTGCTTATTTACATCACTCAGTTCATCAACCCTGATATAGGCATTGACCTTAACAACCTGAGTCTCGCGTATACGTCAACGATTTATTATACCGACAACGCTACCGGTCAACCCGTTGTTGAAGAGAAGCTTTATCTCAACGAAAACTGCATCTGGGTAGACCTCGAGAACATACCCGACAACCTTGTCAACGCGTTCATAGCGATTGAAGACCAGCGTTTCTGGGAACACAGCGGCGTCGACTGGAAGCGCACGTTCGGCGCGATACTAAACACCTTTACAGGCACCGACAGCCGCTACGGCGGATCCACTATAGACCAGCAGCTTATCAAGAATCTTACGGGCGATAACGAAGTCTCCATAAAGCGAAAAATAATGGAAA contains:
- the der gene encoding ribosome biogenesis GTPase Der — protein: MRKYTVAVVGRPNVGKSTLFNKLTGKRISIVEDTPGVTRDRIYGECEWRGVVFDLIDTGGIEPSADDVILANMRAQALVAIESADVIIFMTDVRTGVTAADAEIASMIKKAGKNVVLCVNKVDSVGSVPPEVYEFYSLGLGDPYPVSSVHGSGTGDMLDAVFEYFPTLEGESDEEDMIKVALIGKPNVGKSSLLNRLAGEERAIVSDIAGTTRDAIDSRVENEYGKYLFVDTAGLRRKPKVDADIEKYSVMRTQLAVERADVCVVMIDAETGFTEQDAKVAGIAVEAGRGLIVAVNKWDAVDKETGTMKEYDKKLAEGLSFMPYAPYIYISAKTGQRCDSLFQLINEVAGECARRITTGRLNEVLADATTRVQPPTDKGKRLKVMYMTQSGTKPPTFVIFVNSRDLFHFSYQRYIENRLREVFGFKGTPIRFVIREREKEQF
- the plsY gene encoding glycerol-3-phosphate 1-O-acyltransferase PlsY, giving the protein MFYLKLAGIAILAYLLGSLSFSIIASDVLGEEDIRKKGSGNAGLTNAIRTGGTWVAIMTFIGDSLKGVGAIYAAKWIMSSDPTPFAVNWGMYVAAVAVMFGHIYPVFFRFHGGKGVLTSAAVVAVLDWRALLALLGVFLIVFIISGIVSLSSLVAAILIPGATVVFNSDGFYYSIIFMTIIAVTIIAGHKKNIDRIINGTEKKLFYKKEK
- a CDS encoding NAD(P)-dependent glycerol-3-phosphate dehydrogenase, which codes for MAAITVLGAGGWGIAFGIMCFRNGNAVTLWTPFDEERELLLREREHTALLEGVKIPEEIKITSELSSVSTADIIVVAVPSSAVNETAERIKGIINENAVVICLSKGLDGTRFMLMHEVIREQLPDCKLCVVSGPSHAEEVARDLPTAVVAASEDEEVAKYVQRQVSCDTFRIYTTTDVIGVETAGAIKNVVALVAGVLDGMGYEDNTKAALMTRGMKEISDLGVAMGGRKTTFLGLAGFGDLIVTCTSMHSRNRRAGILIGQGCSAEETLKRIGMTVEGYATTKAAYNFAREKNVEMPIVTEMYRVLYEGKDPRVALTDLLNRPMKAE
- a CDS encoding 50S ribosomal protein L28, yielding MAKCDFCDKGVTFGIKVSHSHRRSNRTWKPNIRRVKAMVNGTPTHVYACTRCLRSGKVERV
- the hprK gene encoding HPr(Ser) kinase/phosphatase, producing MPANKIVPLKHVIDELGLRVIYAPEHYGKTEIITSEINRPALQLAGFFEAYDPNRIQIVGMVETIYLRDLDHVSRAKSIDSLFSAGLPLLVVTRSIEPFPEMIEAAQKYGVTLAQSAATTSEFTAALISYLNVEMAPYINQHGVLVEVYGEGVLLLGNSGVGKSETAIELVKRGHRLIADDSVEIKRVSSKTLVGTAPEIIRHYIELRGIGIVDVRRLFGMGSVKLTEKIDLVVHLEPWSEDVVYDRMGMETEYTSILGINVPSVTIPVRPGRNLAIIVEVAAMNNRQKKLGYNAAAELDAKITRGSREAQILSEMNEV
- a CDS encoding ROK family protein — encoded protein: MKRIGIDLGGTYIKAGITDENNDIIFRGEAPTGLPCPAETVADNVAALVKKLTADAGLTLDDIESVGMGSPGTVDCDHGIVEYANNLGFRDVHFSDMLRERIAKPLYMGNDANVAAYGEYVKCGEKYTSFVFITLGTGVGGGIILDGKIYTGFNFAGAELGHIVIQKDGYPCTCGRKGCWESYSSTNALIRMCREEMAKDKNSALWRLCGGDEGKVSGRTVFAAVAEGDAAAKAALKVFIDYLACGIASVINIFQPEVLCIGGGISAQEEYLIKPLKKAVESETYGMGGGRRTEIRAAKLLNDAGIIGAAALGDIYK
- the murB gene encoding UDP-N-acetylmuramate dehydrogenase, which gives rise to MSRHTTFRTGGPADLMLLPSSVAELCEALAILREEGVTPFVLGNGSNLLVSDKGIRGVVIKIGAGMDGIIADGSRVICGAGALLTRFCSFAAENSLSGAEALYGIPGSVGGAVYMNAGAYGSEIKDILVSADYIEPDGKTGTLHGVEGYGYRRSPFTDGERIITSAVFALKAGKRSEIEAKMAEIKTRRTEKQPLNYPSAGSVFKRPEGYFAAALIDRAGLKGTSVGGACVSEKHAGFIVNKGGATTGDILRLIDIVKEKVLADSGVALETEVRFVGEE
- the rapZ gene encoding RNase adapter RapZ, whose protein sequence is MGNTVFITGMSGAGKSRAINALEDMEYYCVDNLPASLATTFADLVSQSRDKLSNVAIVIDTRDGENVGVELSAALRELTERGIGYKVLFLEASTPTIVRRYRETRRRHPLAHSTGSDVSNAIERERELLTPLRSMADYIIDTSNSTPAQLRERIVSLFSTEKSSGMAVSCVSFGFKYGVPTDADLVFDVRCLPNPFYVDELKHCTGLEEPVKKFIFSHKSSNEFLAKIIDFIDYALPLYAEEGKSQLVIAIGCTGGRHRSVAFAQAVADHIGAEAIHRDITK